A stretch of DNA from Microbacterium sp. LWS13-1.2:
AGTTGACCGACTACGGCATCCGTCACTTCCTCGACGAGAACGCGGATCCCGCCGACGCCGCATCGGCGATGCTCGAGGCCGCACTCGAGAACGGCGGGCGCGACAACATCACGGTCATCGTGCTCGACGTCGGCCATCCTGCGGAGGCTTCCTCCGACGATGGATCGTCGGATGACGACTCCTCCCCAGCCGCGGAGTGAGCCAGGGGATCCACAGATCCCCGTCCTCGTCGTCCACGACAGCCCCGTGCCCGATGGACTGGGTCCATGCGCTCGACCGCTCCCTCACCCCTCGATGCGGGCATCCTCCACGACGAGCCGCTGACGCTTCCCCCCGCGTGGCGCCCGCCCGCGCGTGCGCCGCTGCCCCTCGTGGCGGCGGTCGTGCCGGTCATCGGCGCCGTGGCGCTCTGGCTGGTCACCGGCTCGGTGTTCACGCTCTGGTTCGCGCTGCTCGGGCCGGTGATCGCGGCGGCGACCGTTCTCGATGCGCGCCGGGCAGCTCGGAAGGACGGCAGGCGCGCGTCCGCCGACGCCGCCCGCGCTCGAGACGAGGTCGCATCGGCGGTCGCCGCACGCCATGCGCATGAGCGCGCCCAGCTGTGGGGCCGGCATCCCGACGTCGCCCGCCTCGCCGCGCGCGACGACATCTGGCGGGGTGCTCGTGCCGCGTCGATCGTGGTCGGCACGGGCGAGCGCGTCAGCGTCGTGCGCGTGACCGGTGGCGACGGGGATCCGGATGCCGCAGAGCTGCGTCGTCGTGCGGCTCGGGTCGCCGGGGCGCCTGTCACCCTTCCTCTCGACGCGGGGATCGCGATCGTCGGGGGCGAAACGCTCGCCGCCGCGGTGCAGCGGTCGCTGGTGCTGCAGCTGTGCCTGATGCTGCCACCGGGCGACCTGCGCATCGTCGGCGCGCTCGGCGAGGGTCTCGACTGGATGGAGGCGCTGCCGCACCGCGGCGCGCGGAGCGGACTGGCGGTCGCTGCGATCGCTCCGGGCGAGCTGGTGCCGGCGGATGCGGACGTCGCGATCGCCAGATGCCGGCCCGGTGAGCCGCTGCCGCCGCGGTGCCAGGCCCTCCTGGTCGTCACCTCGCCCGGCGTCGCGCTTCTCGAGCACGCGGGTGAGGCGGTGCCGGTGGGGATCGAGGCTGTCGCGCGGGAGCAGGCGGAGGAGATCGCCCGCGACCTCACCGCCCGGGCCGAGCGCAGCCTCGGCCTGCAGCGCGACGGCGGCGAGCCGCTCGCGCTGGCGCCGCTGCTGGCAGCGGCGCCAGCGACGACGAGAGGGCTCCCCGCGGCGATCGGCGTGGCCGGCGGTCAGACCGCTGTCGTCGACCTCGTTGCCGACGGGCCCCACGCCGTCGTCGCGGGCGTGACGGGCGCGGGCAAGAGCGAGCTGCTCATCACATGGATCCTCGCGCTGTGCGCGACGCGGACCACCGACGAGGTGACGTTCCTGCTCGCCGACTTCAAGGGCGGCACCGCCTTCGACGGCCTCGCCGGCGTGCCCCACGTCACCGGCGTGATCACCGATCTCGACGGCTCGGGCGCGCGGCGCGCCATCGAGAGCCTCCGCGCCGAACTCCGCCGCCGCGAGGCGGCCATCGCCGCAGCAGGGGCCCGTGATGTAGGGGATCCGCGCGTGCGGCTCCCGCGGCTCGTCGTGGTGGTCGACGAATTCGCCGCGCTGCTGGCGGATCATCCCGAACTTCACGGGCTCTTCGCCGACATCGCCGCCCGGGGCCGGGCCCTGGGCATCCACCTCATCCTGGGCACGCAGCGCGCCGCGGGCGTGATCCGCGACAACCTGCTCGCGAACTGCCCGCTGCGGGTCAGCCTGCGTGTGACCGATCCCGCCGATAGCCGGACGCTGCTCGGCACCGACGACGCGGCTCTGCTTCCCGGCGATGCCGCGGGCCGGGGACTCGCGTTCCTGCGTCGTGCGGGCGACACGGCGCCACAGCAGGTACGGATCGCGCTGTCGGGTGCCGACGACGTCGCGGCCGCTGCGCTGCGGACCGGGCACCGGCCACCCAGCCGCCCCTGGCTGCCGGAGCTGCCCGTGCGGTTGTCGATCGACGAGCTCGCCGTCCGTGCGAGCGCCGAGCGCAGCGCGCCAGGCGCGGGAGTCGCGATCCTCGGGCTGGCGGACGAACCGGAGCGTCAGCGGCAGCCGGTGGTGGCCGTCGGCCCGGCCGACCGGGCGATCCTCGTGCTGGGCGGGCCGGGAAGCGGCGTCTCCAACGTCCTCGAGGTCATCGCGGCCCAGGCGCGGGAGTCGACCATCCGCGTGCCGGCGCATCCCGAGCTCATGTGGGACGCCGTCGCCGCTCTCCACGACGCGCTGCCACCGGCGGGCACTGCCGTGCTCATCGACGACCTCGACGCCGTGGCGCTGCGTCTGCCGCCGGAATACGCGCACTCCGTCCTCGAGCGTGTGGAGAGCCTCGTCCGCCGTGCCGCGGGCGCCGGGGTGCTCGTCGTGGCGGGTGCGCACCGCATGACCGGTCCGGTGTCGAGGGTCGCCGAGCTCTTC
This window harbors:
- a CDS encoding FtsK/SpoIIIE domain-containing protein, giving the protein MRSTAPSPLDAGILHDEPLTLPPAWRPPARAPLPLVAAVVPVIGAVALWLVTGSVFTLWFALLGPVIAAATVLDARRAARKDGRRASADAARARDEVASAVAARHAHERAQLWGRHPDVARLAARDDIWRGARAASIVVGTGERVSVVRVTGGDGDPDAAELRRRAARVAGAPVTLPLDAGIAIVGGETLAAAVQRSLVLQLCLMLPPGDLRIVGALGEGLDWMEALPHRGARSGLAVAAIAPGELVPADADVAIARCRPGEPLPPRCQALLVVTSPGVALLEHAGEAVPVGIEAVAREQAEEIARDLTARAERSLGLQRDGGEPLALAPLLAAAPATTRGLPAAIGVAGGQTAVVDLVADGPHAVVAGVTGAGKSELLITWILALCATRTTDEVTFLLADFKGGTAFDGLAGVPHVTGVITDLDGSGARRAIESLRAELRRREAAIAAAGARDVGDPRVRLPRLVVVVDEFAALLADHPELHGLFADIAARGRALGIHLILGTQRAAGVIRDNLLANCPLRVSLRVTDPADSRTLLGTDDAALLPGDAAGRGLAFLRRAGDTAPQQVRIALSGADDVAAAALRTGHRPPSRPWLPELPVRLSIDELAVRASAERSAPGAGVAILGLADEPERQRQPVVAVGPADRAILVLGGPGSGVSNVLEVIAAQARESTIRVPAHPELMWDAVAALHDALPPAGTAVLIDDLDAVALRLPPEYAHSVLERVESLVRRAAGAGVLVVAGAHRMTGPVSRVAELFARRLVLPYPTRVDHAAAGGDPSAFDRSAPPGRGRLDGRTVQVALARATSAEPHPADAWWMPTARLTGVVARRSPAGRRALAAWEDHGVRVREVDDHVDDPAAVAEGRVVLVGEPDDWQRHWRLLADVRGDHDLVVDTSCAPELRVLAGFRGVPPYCEPGSGRAWLISSGADPVRIVLPVGDVRPNRRSGVLTGPSRTP